CTCTGAGGCTTCTGAAAACTTTTTAATGGTCCCATCGAAGTTTCCCTCGGAAAAATACTTGAATGCCGCCTGACGCAGGGTTTTAGCGATGACTCGGCCATAACCCTGCGCTACGAGTTTCGGTCCGTCCCTGACATATTCTCTGTAATCCGCAAAAAACAGGCCAGTTTCACCCATATCCCTATAAATTAGACTCAAGTTATTGTAAAACATAGAGTTAGATGGATCAAGCTGGATCGCCCGCTTCACCTTCTCCACTGCGAAAGTGTATGATTTTGTGCGCGATAGCGACGCTCCCAAGTTATTCCAGGCCAGGGCGTTTTTTTGATTTAACAGGATTGCCTTTTCGAAGTTCTCCTGAGCTTTGGGGTCATCCTCCTGAATATAGTAGTAATACCCCAACCCATACTGTCCCGCCGAGGAGCGGGGATGGCTGGACAAATAATCCATAATAAAGGCCTCCGCCTCCTTTATTCGCTGAGATCCTTCATAGGCCCTGACCAGCCCCCGAAATAGGTAACTATCATCACCACTCTCCCGCAGAAGCAATTGATAGGCGCTTAACGCCTCGTCAAATTGTTGACGATTGAGTAAAAACTCGGCTTTCTGTTTCGGAGAAAGAGAAAGCGTAGAAGGATGTGAAGAATTCTGTGCCGCCCCCATCTGGGAGGAAAAAAGAAAATAAACAGCGATAAAAATTGCAGCGCTTTTTTTCTCAATGACTCTATTCACTTCTTTACCTGTTTACCCATTCAAAACGGGGATTCTTCGTCAGACCCAGAAGAAGATTTCTGATCGGAAAAATTATAAAAACGGGTATATTCATGCTCAAAATGCAGTTTGACTTCGCCTATGGGTCCGTTTCGTTGTTTGCGAATCAGTATTTCTGCGACTCCCGCATCGGCGCCATCAGGGTTATAGACCTCATCCCTGTAAATGAAGGCCACCACATCCGCATCCTGCTCGATGGCCCCGGATTCACGCAGGTCAGATAGCAAGGGCCGCTTATCCGTCCGGCTTTCAACCGCCCGGCTCAACTGCGATAACGCTATAATAGGGACATTGATTTCCTTAGCCAGACCTTTGAGCCCGCGCGAGATTTCCGAAACTTCCAATTGTCGACTCTCGGTTTTCCCGCGACCCTGCATCAATTGCAGGTAGTCGATAATGATCAACCCTATATCGTGTTCCGCCGCCAGACGACGCGTGCGGGTACGGACATCCAGGGAGCTCAGGGCGGGACTGTCATCAATAAACAATTTAGCTTCAGACAGCCGCCCAGCCGCCGCTGTCAGTTTTGGCCAGTCACTTTTTGCGATGTATCCGGTGCGGAGCTTGGAGGAGTTGACCCTGGCCTCGGCACAGAGCATGCGCATACCCAACTGTTCTTTCGACATTTCCAGACTGAAAAAAGCGGTCGGCACTTTCCCATGCAACGCGGCAAAACGGGCGATGTCCAAAGCCAGACTGGTCTTTCCCATACTGGGACGCGCCGCAAGAATGATCAAATCGGAGGGCTGTAACCCGGCCGTCATGTTATCCAGGTCCGTGAATCCAGTCTCAACCCCCGTTACCATCCCCGGGGACTCAAACAACTTCTCTATGGAAACAAAGTTTTCTTTTACAACGTCCCTGAGACTGTGAAAATTCCTTTTTACTTTTCTTTCAGAAATTTGGAAAATTGCACTTTCGGCCCGGTCCAGAATGAGATCAACATCACCCCCCCCCCCGTAACTGCTGGTGACAATTTCGGTGGCGGTTTCAATCAGATCGCGGAGAATTTTTTTCTCGCGGACGATACCGGCGTGATGTATGGCCGCCTGAGCGGTGGGAACGAAACCTTCGATAAAATCCAGGGTATCAATGCCCCCGACAGCCTCCAGTTCATTTTTTTTCCGGAGTTTCTCTGCAACGGTCAGAACATCAATAGGCTCGTTGGCCTCAAACAAATCCTGTATTGCCAGATATATTTTCTGGTTACTGGATTTATAAAAGTCTTCCGCAGTCACAACCTCCAGCGATTTGGCAACCGCTTCGACTGACTTGAGACAAGCCCCCAGGATGCTATGCTCTGCATCCAAATTATAAGGAGGCAGTTTGCTCAATGATATATCTGTGACCGCTTGAGTCATAAACGGAGTTTCCGGGTTTGGAAGTGACTCAATGGAGTTTCATCAAAACACTTTGGAGCGGTTAGAATGAGACCAGACTCATTTAGAAGGATTTCCGATATCCATTGGTTTTTGTTTTTTTCATACTTTAGGGCATCTCTAAAAATTGACTAAATGTTCTTATGTCGTCAATTCAAAGAGGTGTCTTTGTTATAGTGGCACTGATTTAAGAAACTCTTTACAATGTTCGATTCTCTTTTAAAAACTAATTTTTAGAGGTGCCCTTTACGCTTCTTCCGTCTGCTCTTCCTGCTTCGCTTCTTCAGGCACTGCGGCTGCTTCTTTCGCCGGTTCCTTGTCCGGAATGACGGAAACCTTAATTTCGGCGGTTACTTCTGTATGCAGTTTGAGAGGCACCACAAAATCGCCAAGAGTTCGGATGGGCTCTGCAGGGTGAATTTTTCGTTTGTCCACTTCAATGCCATTTTTACGCAGGAACTCTGCAATCTCCTGATTGGTCACGGAACCGAAAAGTTTCCCTTGCTCTCCAACCTTCTTTTTAATGATGCAAGTCACTTTGGAAATTTGCTCGGCAAGAGCAGTAGCGGCGTTGACGATCTTCTTAACTTTCCCCTGCACAATCATCTTCTGATGGTTGAACTGTTTTAAATTTTTAGGGTTGGCTAAAATGGCCTTTCCCTGAGGAACCAGATAGTTTCGCCCATATCCATCGCGGACAGTCACTTCATCGCCGCAAAACCCAAGCCCTTCAACATCATCTTTTAATAGTAACTTCATGCTCTTCTTTTCACTCCCTTTATGAGAAACGAATTATTGTTCTAAATGTTCGGTTTGTTTTTGTTTTATTTTTCGAAAATCCACCCAAATATCAAAAATACCCAACCCAATCAATAGTCCCATCAAGATGGGTTGAATTATTATAATAAAAAATACCAGGCCCCATAGAAATTTAGGAACCCCTTTACTTTCCAGAATATGAACCAGAATCGCCAGGCCTTGAAACAGGTAAACCAGCATTGCCATGGCAAACAGGTTCATCCCCACCATACCTACGGGAGTCTCTATAAAGAAAAGAGACCCGGCTGACAGGATCAATCCCCATATCAGAAAATCCGGCAAAACCAGCTCGGACAACTTTTCCTTGCGAAACAAGGTGTCCCCGTAAAATTTCATCCACACCATGCGAACCAGAAAATAATTAACGGTCGCAGTGATCAGGGAACCCACCATAATAAAGGCTGGATAGGCTGAGGCAAAGGTCCGTGATGATTGCTCAAAAAATTCTTTCATGGCATCCAGATCGACCTGCTTTTCACCCATGGACTTGAACGTTTCCATGGATTGATCAAAATGTTGCATGATCTGGACCTGGAAAAAATCTGTCAGCGAATTTTCCCGATCGGCAAATAGCACAAACATCAAAAAAGTAGCCAGCGTCATGGAACCCAGGGCACTTAGAAAGATGCACTTATCCATCGTCAACTGGGCTTTAATGGTTTCCGCCATGATGGTCGCCATGACCACGTACTCAGCCACAAACAGTAAAGCTTGCCCGGCACCCAGCGTGGCAAAAAGGACCGCAAACACCAAGCCCATTAAAACCAACCCTACAACCTGCCCCCGTTGCAAATAGACAAACAGAAGCGGAGCGGGAGCCACCATTCCCACCAAAGCTGCCATGGGTGGGAAAATGAGTACCGCTAAAGTAACCCCAAAAACCAGAGCTGCAGGTAAAAGAAGCTCTTTGAGCTGGGAATTATCCAACAAGGTTTAATATTCTACAGCAAAGGGCAATAAGGCAATATTTCTTGCCCGCTTGATAGCTTTGGTCAATTGCCTCTGATGACCGGCACAGTTCCCGGAAATCCTTGAAGGGACGATTTTCCCTCTTTCGGATATCAACGGCTTCAAAGCCTTTATATCGTCAAAAGCAACGTATTCTGCCTTGTCCGCGCAAAACCGGCAGATCTTGTTAGAAAAAAAAGAACGTTTTCTTGTATTCGAACTTACAGTTGACATTATTATTCACTCGATTAAGAATTATATTAAAATTATATAAACGACCCCGGCGCAAGCGGACGGAAACTCCGACAAGAATTTTCTTTTTAAAAGCCGTAGCAGGCTATGGGGTATTAAACCCACTTGTGGGATTTAAAACGGAATATCATCCCCGCCACCTGAAGAGAATTGCTCCCCTCCCGATGCATCCGACCCGACACCCTTATCACCTGGACGGCCCAGGAATTGGATGGTACTTGCAACCACTTCCAGCTTGTTGCGTTTTTGCCCTGTATCGGATTCCCAGGATTGATAGTTGAGCCGCCCTTCCACAAATACCGGACTGCCTTTATGCAGGTACTCTGCACAGTTTTCCGCCTGCTTGGCCCACACCGTAATGTCCACAAAGCAGACTTCCTCTTTCCATTCGTCCCCGGCTTTGTATTTCCGGTTTACCGCCAGACCAAAACTGGCAACCGCCGCCCCACTCGCGGTATAACGAAGCTCCGGGTCACGGGTCAAATTGCCCATGAGTAGCACTTTATTGAATGACGCCATTTAAAACCCCGTTAGATATTGGAATCGTGGACTGTAATCAACTTAAGAATTTTCGGCTTCTTCCTGCTCCACTGATACATCATCGCTTTCATCCACAGCAATATCTGCATCACCGCCATCTTCTGTTGGCACATCTTGTTTGATGGCCCGCTCCAATTCCTTATCGTCCAGGCGGAGCACCATAAATTTTATAATGGCATCGTAGAGCTTGTATTTTGCTTCAAGAGAGGACAGTTGCTCATTCTCACAGGTATGGTAAATATTGAGGTAATAGCCAAACCTGTTTTTCTTGACCTTATATGCCAAACGCTTTTTGCCCCATTTATCGACTTTCAGGACAGCGCCGCCATGACTTTCAATTAATCCGGTAATTTTTACGAGGGATTCGTCAATCTGAGGTTCATCAAAATCAGGTTTGAGTATTAGAACACTTTGGTAGGGACGCAAGCTTACCTCCTCACGGGTAAATTCAGCCCTAACTTCGCAAAGTTAGAGCGAGGGGGTTAATAAATAAGAAATTTTTGTAATTTTTACATAGGAACCCTGTAAAATCAAGGGAATTCATGAAAGGTGAACACTCACCCCAAAATGCGTTAAAATAGCGAGATAAATTGATGCTCCCTGCTTTAAAAGAAAAGAACTGCTACTTGTGCCTTACCGGGTACTACTTGCTGATTTCCATTGCACTTGCAGGTTGCGATGTCAAACTGCCCTCCCCGCCTCCCGACTTTTTTTATAAATTCAATACGATTCCGGTGGGGCAAGGGCCCTCCCACCTGCTGACTCTGGACCTCAACCAGGACGGAGAAGCAGATATCGTCTCCGCCAATGCAAAAAACAGCACACTCTCCGTCCTTTTTGGAAAGGGGGACGGAACTTTCCGAGCCCCTCTAAATATCGCTGTTCCGATGGAACCAACTTATCTCGCATCGGCAGATTTAAATAACGATGGGCTGCCCGACATTGTGGTCAATTCCAGACGGTCCGATCACTTTGTCACCATTTTAGGGAAAGGGAACAGTTCTTTCCAGTTTCCACGCAAGCATTCTACGGGCCGCGTTCCACTGGCTTTGATTCCTGGTGATTTCAATAAAGATGGGCATGTTGACATTATTGTCACCCTGACTTTTGACAAAATGGAAGTCCATCTGGGAAAGGGCAATGGTTACTTCCATAAAAAAGAAACCTATCCTACGGGATCGCGGTCGTTTTCCGGACTGACCCACGATTTTAACGGCGACGGCATTCCCGACATTGCACTTGCGGCCAGCAGTTCACAATCCAGCGCCATCCGAATCTTCTGGGGCAAAGGGGACGGCACCTTCAGCAAACCGTTCCTTCTCGGTGAAGGCTTAATGCCTGTGGTCCTCATCAAAAAAGATATGAACAACGATGGCCTGGCGGACATTGTTTGCGCTTCCAGCAGGGGAGATAATATGTTTCTATTTTACTCCAACGGCGATGGGACATTTCAAAAAGAAATCACTTTCTCAGGTGGAGGGGGGCCCTTCTCTTTAGTGGCGGAGCATTTTAACGATGACGACTATGTAGATGTGGCAGTCGCTAATTCGCGGAGCAGCACCTTCTCCCTGATCATCCGCAACGCCAATGGACATTTCAAATTCCCGACCAGGGATTATGTCGTCGCCGGAGGAACTCCCCTGGCTATCACCAGCGGCGACTACAATGACGATGGCATGATGGACGTCGCCGTCGCCAGCAACGCCCAGAACACGGTTGAGATTTATTTACGGAGACGGATTTTTTAGGGAAGGACATATATTAGCCGGCATCCGCTCTGACAGACAGTTTCAGACGTTCTCGCATCCCGAAAGACCGCTACCGCCGCCAAAGGCGATCATTCCTACTTCCGTAGTTAATTTGAACAACAAGTATGCCTCAAACGGGTACTAAAGTGCGGTATTACGAAATAGCACTTATATCGCCCCCTAATCCGTCGAAATATAAATCCTTTATAAGAAATTACTCTCCAAAAACATAAAGGAACACTGCGGGACTATTGCAGGACTTTTTAAACGCACCCTGCCCTATTCGCAATTTATTCTCATCTCTGTAAGATATTAATCTCAGGTAGGTTAGCAGGTTATCCGCCCGATCTTGGACGGTTGTTGACGTGAGTTTTGCTGGCCTCTCACGTCGGCGTTATATTTTTGCATTTGTCTTCATGCCCCGTAGGGGTAACAACAGGGGTTTGATTCCCATTGGGTCTATTTAAAATCAACGAGTTAATAAACTCGACATTCTGCTTGTGTACCGTTTGCGTACCCTCGGTCGAATTTTAAGATCGCTTCTCTCCTCGTTTGATCCGTGAGATGCCCGTATCTTTTTAGAATGAGGGATTTATGACCGAGCATAATTTAGGGAAATGGCACCATGTTTACGATGGGCACGGCAAAATATTTACCATCAATGGGCAGAAAATAGCGATGTTTAGTATTGATGGTGAACTTTTTGCTTTTGACGATGCATGCCCGCACGTTGGAGCTTCTTTGGGAAGCGGCAAATTGAATGGAAAACTAGTGACCTGCCCCGCTCACGATTGGCAATTTGATGTCACCAGTGGAGAATGTATTTCTGTCGACAGGTGTGATGATGGGTGTTATGTAGACACTTATCCGGTAAAGATAGAAAACGACGCGATAATTTTAAGCTTGCCTTCTTAGCCTTGTGTTCCGTTTGTGTACCTTTCAAACGTTACATATATTCAAACGAAAACGGAACAAAGTTGATCGGAGCTTATCTCTGATAATAAACCCACTATCAGATTTTTTCGGTCGGATTGAATATTCGACAGAATCAATTGATCGGTGTTGAATATAGGAGAAAACAGAACAATGGGACTTAAACCAGACTATAAATTAAAAGTAAGCCACGTGGCTGTATATACAAATCTCGAGGTCAAGTTGAAATCGAGAACAACAAAGGAGGAAGCAAATAAAGAAGTCGAAAAAATGTTGGATAGTAAAAAATTGTTTGAAAGCTACGAGTGGAAAATCGAAGGATGCGCCGAAGGTGGCATCCATGATTTCAGTGAGAAACTACGTGATGACATCATAGAACGAATCGAGCAGGAAGAAACTCAGGAAAGTATTTTCTGGGATGGATTCAAAGCCCATTACGAATTGAACATCGCTCACATCTCTGTAGAAACAGATTTAGAAGTCCAATTAAAATCCTCAACCTTAGAAGAAGCAATCAACGAAGTTAAAATATTGTGTGCAGGAAAAAATTTGTTTGCAGGCTATGAATGGAAAATATCAGGATGCTCTGAACAAGGAATCAATGTTTTTGACGATCAATTACAAGAAGCAATAATTAATCGAATTAGCCAACAAGGAAAAATCGAAAATTCTATTGAAGAAAATTCAAACTAGAAAAATTCGGTTGTGATGTTCTCAAGTCCCGAGTGACCGCATTCGAAATCTGACAGTGGCTATCAGACAAAGTCCTGATTATTTTCAAATGATAGCTCCGAAAAACACGGAAAAAACTCAACACCCACCCTCACCCAACCCTCTCCCTGAGGGAGAGGGCTAATGGCTTTCTCCGAAAGTCCCTCCCTCAAGGAGAGCTTTGCATAAAGGCATCTCTAAAAATTAGTTTATTACAGGAAATCGAACATTGTACAAGGATTTCTTGTATCAGTGGCATGGGCTTTCCAGCCCGTGCGGACAGGCTGGAAAGGCGGAATTAAATTCCGCACTTCCGTATAACCTTTAAGGGTAGGTCGCCTGTCCCACTAAAACAAAACCATCTCCTTAAATTGACGATTAGGAGCATTTAGTCAATTTTTAGAGGTGCCCATAAGTCAAAAAATCCTCATGGAGATTACCCTTAGCCTGTCCGATACGTCATCGCGAGTCGCAAAGCGGCGCGGCGATCCAGAGTCTCTGGATTTACCCCTGCGGGGCACGAAAACTTAGGAATATTATCACGGCTTCGTCGCCGTTGGCTTCTCGCAAAGACGAGTTACGATAAGGTCTCACCCCCAAGGGGGAAGGGAAGAATCTTTCTTT
This sequence is a window from Nitrospinota bacterium. Protein-coding genes within it:
- a CDS encoding tetratricopeptide repeat protein; its protein translation is MNRVIEKKSAAIFIAVYFLFSSQMGAAQNSSHPSTLSLSPKQKAEFLLNRQQFDEALSAYQLLLRESGDDSYLFRGLVRAYEGSQRIKEAEAFIMDYLSSHPRSSAGQYGLGYYYYIQEDDPKAQENFEKAILLNQKNALAWNNLGASLSRTKSYTFAVEKVKRAIQLDPSNSMFYNNLSLIYRDMGETGLFFADYREYVRDGPKLVAQGYGRVIAKTLRQAAFKYFSEGNFDGTIKKFSEASEIYKEIDHQPGLVATYFGLGILYEENGDMAMAQKYFQKVLLINPNHIQARQKVR
- the dnaB gene encoding replicative DNA helicase, whose product is MTQAVTDISLSKLPPYNLDAEHSILGACLKSVEAVAKSLEVVTAEDFYKSSNQKIYLAIQDLFEANEPIDVLTVAEKLRKKNELEAVGGIDTLDFIEGFVPTAQAAIHHAGIVREKKILRDLIETATEIVTSSYGGGGDVDLILDRAESAIFQISERKVKRNFHSLRDVVKENFVSIEKLFESPGMVTGVETGFTDLDNMTAGLQPSDLIILAARPSMGKTSLALDIARFAALHGKVPTAFFSLEMSKEQLGMRMLCAEARVNSSKLRTGYIAKSDWPKLTAAAGRLSEAKLFIDDSPALSSLDVRTRTRRLAAEHDIGLIIIDYLQLMQGRGKTESRQLEVSEISRGLKGLAKEINVPIIALSQLSRAVESRTDKRPLLSDLRESGAIEQDADVVAFIYRDEVYNPDGADAGVAEILIRKQRNGPIGEVKLHFEHEYTRFYNFSDQKSSSGSDEESPF
- the rplI gene encoding 50S ribosomal protein L9, whose protein sequence is MKLLLKDDVEGLGFCGDEVTVRDGYGRNYLVPQGKAILANPKNLKQFNHQKMIVQGKVKKIVNAATALAEQISKVTCIIKKKVGEQGKLFGSVTNQEIAEFLRKNGIEVDKRKIHPAEPIRTLGDFVVPLKLHTEVTAEIKVSVIPDKEPAKEAAAVPEEAKQEEQTEEA
- a CDS encoding DUF2232 domain-containing protein gives rise to the protein MLDNSQLKELLLPAALVFGVTLAVLIFPPMAALVGMVAPAPLLFVYLQRGQVVGLVLMGLVFAVLFATLGAGQALLFVAEYVVMATIMAETIKAQLTMDKCIFLSALGSMTLATFLMFVLFADRENSLTDFFQVQIMQHFDQSMETFKSMGEKQVDLDAMKEFFEQSSRTFASAYPAFIMVGSLITATVNYFLVRMVWMKFYGDTLFRKEKLSELVLPDFLIWGLILSAGSLFFIETPVGMVGMNLFAMAMLVYLFQGLAILVHILESKGVPKFLWGLVFFIIIIQPILMGLLIGLGIFDIWVDFRKIKQKQTEHLEQ
- the rpsR gene encoding 30S ribosomal protein S18 translates to MSTVSSNTRKRSFFSNKICRFCADKAEYVAFDDIKALKPLISERGKIVPSRISGNCAGHQRQLTKAIKRARNIALLPFAVEY
- the ssb gene encoding single-stranded DNA-binding protein, with the translated sequence MASFNKVLLMGNLTRDPELRYTASGAAVASFGLAVNRKYKAGDEWKEEVCFVDITVWAKQAENCAEYLHKGSPVFVEGRLNYQSWESDTGQKRNKLEVVASTIQFLGRPGDKGVGSDASGGEQFSSGGGDDIPF
- the rpsF gene encoding 30S ribosomal protein S6, which produces MRPYQSVLILKPDFDEPQIDESLVKITGLIESHGGAVLKVDKWGKKRLAYKVKKNRFGYYLNIYHTCENEQLSSLEAKYKLYDAIIKFMVLRLDDKELERAIKQDVPTEDGGDADIAVDESDDVSVEQEEAENS
- a CDS encoding VCBS repeat-containing protein, whose product is MLPALKEKNCYLCLTGYYLLISIALAGCDVKLPSPPPDFFYKFNTIPVGQGPSHLLTLDLNQDGEADIVSANAKNSTLSVLFGKGDGTFRAPLNIAVPMEPTYLASADLNNDGLPDIVVNSRRSDHFVTILGKGNSSFQFPRKHSTGRVPLALIPGDFNKDGHVDIIVTLTFDKMEVHLGKGNGYFHKKETYPTGSRSFSGLTHDFNGDGIPDIALAASSSQSSAIRIFWGKGDGTFSKPFLLGEGLMPVVLIKKDMNNDGLADIVCASSRGDNMFLFYSNGDGTFQKEITFSGGGGPFSLVAEHFNDDDYVDVAVANSRSSTFSLIIRNANGHFKFPTRDYVVAGGTPLAITSGDYNDDGMMDVAVASNAQNTVEIYLRRRIF
- a CDS encoding Rieske (2Fe-2S) protein; amino-acid sequence: MTEHNLGKWHHVYDGHGKIFTINGQKIAMFSIDGELFAFDDACPHVGASLGSGKLNGKLVTCPAHDWQFDVTSGECISVDRCDDGCYVDTYPVKIENDAIILSLPS